In the genome of Mycosarcoma maydis chromosome 21, whole genome shotgun sequence, one region contains:
- a CDS encoding NEDD8-activating protein UBA3 (related to ubiquitin-activating enzyme), whose product MLQWPGRYDHVDRILDKPGPSTDDAFQAGAAVKHFLRTQCSILVIGAGGLGCEILSNLALTGFYNIHIIDMDTIDVSNLNRQFLFREKDVGRSKAHVAAEFVQQRVPGVQITPYHGKIQDKDEQYYKQFNIIVCGLDSVEARRWINATLVNMVDDQDPDSLKPLIDGGTEGFKGQARVILPTVTSCYECSLDMLNKQTTYPICTIANTPRLPEHCIEWASVLEWPRVFPDKKLDNDNPDHISWLLEHASTRAASFGITGVTWNLTQGVVKNIIPAIASTNAIIAAACVLEAFKFATTAAPFLNNYMMFTGNDSVYTYTFEHEKRPDCPVCGGEARPMTFSAQDTLERLIEQLGELTDLQIKKPSLSLAGKPLYYQAPPQLEHATRPNLQMKLVELCEQGDEITVTDARLPFTLGIIVNFS is encoded by the coding sequence ATGCTGCAGTGGCCAGGCAGGTACGACCATGTAGACAGGATCCTTGACAAGCCAGGCCCCTCCACCGATGACGCCTTCCAGGCCGGCGCAGCCGTCAAACACTTTCTGCGCACCCAATgcagcatcctcgtcatcggcgcTGGCGGTCTCGGCTGCGAGATCCTCTCCAACCTCGCCCTCACCGGCTTTTACAACATCCATATCATCGATATGGACACCATCGACGTTTCCAACCTCAACCGCCAATTCCTCTTCCGTGAAAAAGATGTCGGTCGTTCCAAAGCGCACGTCGCAGCCGAATTCGTTCAGCAACGCGTGCCTGGCGTACAAATCACCCCCTACCATGGCAAGATCCAGGACAAGGATGAACAATACTACAAACAGTTCAACATCATTGTCTGTGGTCTCGATTCGGTCGAGGCCAGGAGGTGGATCAACGCCACGCTCGTCAACATGGTCGATGACCAAGACCCAGACTCGCTCAAACCGCTTATCGACGGCGGCACCGAAGGCTTCAAGGGTCAAGCTCGCGTCATCCTGCCTACCGTCACTTCGTGCTACGAGTGCAGCCTCGAcatgctcaacaagcaaACCACCTATCCCATCTGCACCATTGCAAATACTCCGCGTCTACCCGAACACTGCATTGAATGGGCTAGCGTGCTCGAGTGGCCACGCGTCTTCCCGGACAAGAAGCTTGACAACGACAATCCAGATCACATTTCGTGGCTCTTGGAGCATGCTTCCACTCGTGCCGCTTCGTTCGGCATCACCGGCGTCACATGGAACCTCACTCAAGGCGTCGTCAAGAACATCATCCCTGCCATTGCTTCCACCAatgccatcatcgccgCCGCTTGCGTCCTCGAAGCCTTCAAGTttgccaccaccgctgcGCCATTCCTCAACAACTACATGATGTTCACCGGAAACGACAGCGTCTACACCTACACTTTCGAGCACGAAAAGCGTCCCGATTGCCCCGTTTGCGGTGGCGAAGCGCGGCCCATGACCTTCTCCGCACAAGACACGCTCGAGCGcctcatcgagcagctcggcgaaCTCACAGATTTGCAGATCAAAAAACCCTCGCTTTCGCTCGCCGGTAAACCACTGTACTATCAAGCTCCTCCACAACTCGAACACGCGACAAGGCCCAATTTGCAGatgaagctcgtcgagctttgcGAACAGGGCGACGAGATCACCGTCACAGACGCAAGATTGCCATTCACCTTGGGCATCATCGTGAATTTCAGTTGA
- a CDS encoding uncharacterized protein (related to Glucan 1,3-beta-glucosidase precursor), translating into MPRPTSRSSPNSDYYSPDPMTPTFSPPGEYTEFQTLRPGTPGTLGSMGRHSVVSSNLDKYDREGALTPQAQALLPLDDTGRTQRSSTYYFEKGAPSAAAADTFRQYAGRRGQGYNPASNTATLEHGLPTKKRPGFIRRRPILFALLVLLALIAAGVGAGVGISQSNKSNSKNLSAESSKSGNNNNNSGSTTGSSSDNKGNTNTNATTTSAAPAPPKITPFAKYSWTDVNTKAYGVSLGSWLVLERWQIEDWMVQQGGDSAWDEWRLMQNLGSRAASVLADHQNSWVTEADMDLLQNSGVNIVRIPIPFWAFIPTVSGEPYYNDMAAYQAQLDKMLQWCYQRGMYVMLDLHAMPGSQNGDQSSGHNTTNIQWFTQANQERSDAFVNNVLSWATSSNLSSIINAIGVVNEPRVVNNDWSLNQSRFQITRDFYERSYQTCLKYNIPMTFHNGFAPGSVTDKMDLWRPFISGKDPNMLIYEDHPYPGWFSDPEPGPNEIQTSVCAYGAAGSSLGIPIVMGEFSAIQNTNSASYARTYVQMQLATYGWSAGSIFWNFKANSSSNAVLALSSNLMQLYSYVDMINAGTMPNPGKGANVRNFYANLPNPCGGFQTYGWANPAQ; encoded by the coding sequence ATGCCGCGTCCAACATCACGTTCGTCGCCCAACTCGGACTACTACAGCCCCGACCCCATGACCCCCACTTTTTCGCCTCCGGGCGAATACACCGAATTTCAGACGCTTCGTCCTGGCACCCCAGGTACATTAGGAAGCATGGGTCGCCACTCGgtcgtcagcagcaacctCGACAAGTACGACCGCGAAGGCGCCCTCACCCCCCAAGCACAGGCTCTTTTGCCGCTCGACGACACTGGCCGCACTCAACGCTCCAGCACCTACTACTTTGAAAAGGGCGCTCcctctgctgccgccgcaGACACCTTCCGTCAATATGCCGGTAGACGCGGTCAAGGCTACAACCCTGCCTCCAACACCGCCACTCTTGAACACGGTCTCCCCACCAAGAAACGCCCTGGCTTTATCCGACGCAGACCCATCCTCTTTGCCCttctcgtcttgctcgcccTGATAGCCGCAGGTGTCGGCGCAGGTGTCGGCATCTCGCAATCCAACAAGTCCAACAGCAAGAATCTTTCGGCCGAATCCTCCAAGAGcggcaacaacaacaacaactcTGGCTCCACCACTGGCTCCTCTTCCGACAACAAGggcaacaccaacaccaatgccaccaccacctcggccgcACCCGCTCCCCCCAAAATCACTCCGTTCGCCAAATACAGCTGGACCGATGTCAACACCAAAGCCTATGGCGTCAGTCTCGGCTCTTGGCTCGTTCTCGAGCGGTGGCAGATCGAAGACTGGATGGTCCAACAGGGCGGTGACAGTGCTTGGGACGAGTGGCGCTTGATGCAAAACCTCGGCAGTCGCGCCGCCTCGGTCCTCGCCGACCACCAGAATAGCTGGGTCACTGAGGCTGACATGGACCTTTTGCAAAACAGCGGCGTCAACATTGTTCGCATCCCTATTCCCTTTTGGGCGTTTATCCCTACCGTCTCTGGCGAGCCGTACTACAACGACATGGCCGCCTACCAggcgcagctcgacaagatgcTCCAGTGGTGCTACCAGCGCGGCATGTACGTCATGCTCGACCTCCACGCCATGCCCGGTTCTCAGAATGGCGACCAGTCGTCCGGTCacaacaccaccaacatTCAGTGGTTCACCCAAGCCAACCAGGAGCGTTCCGACGCGTTTGTCAACAATGTCCTCTCTTGggccaccagcagcaacctcAGCTCGATCATCAACGCGATTGGTGTTGTCAACGAGCCTCGCGTCGTCAACAACGACTGGTCGCTCAACCAGTCGCGCTTCCAGATCACGCGCGACTTTTACGAGCGCAGCTACCAGACTTGCCTCAAGTACAACATCCCCATGACGTTCCACAATGGCTTTGCGCCCGGCAGCGTCACGGACAAGATGGATCTCTGGCGACCATTTATCTCGGGTAAAGACCCCAACATGCTCATCTACGAGGACCACCCTTATCCAGGCTGGTTCTCGGATCCGGAACCTGGTCCGAACGAGATCCAGACGTCGGTCTGCGCGTACGGTGCCGCCGGCAGCTCGCTCGGGATCCCGATTGTGATGGGTGAATTTTCGGCGATCCAGAACACCAACTCGGCCAGCTACGCGCGAACGTACGTACAGATGCAGCTCGCCACATACGGCTGGTCGGCCGGCTCGATCTTCTGGAACTTCAAGgccaacagctcgagcaacgcgGTGCTTGCGCTGTCTAGCAACCTGATGCAGCTCTACTCTTACGTCGACATGATCAACGCCGGCACAATGCCCAACCCAGGAAAAGGTGCCAACGTGCGCAACTTTTATGCCAACCTGCCCAACCCCTGTGGTGGCTTCCAGACGTATGGCTGGGCCAACCCTGCGCAATAA
- a CDS encoding 1-phosphatidylinositol 4-kinase STT4 (related to phosphatidylinositol-4-kinase) yields the protein MDSLDLPTHQLILDALALNLAENIANVPSARSKVRSVFAQSATTSKVTTGSKLYLSASATRTQISLALFASSISSASRSTEHTTDIKNDEHLVPVIDDLEQLLRQLTLVDFDQEMSWSHHSLPDQLAFALVSSFLRVSINAPQHRSRCINAIFDLAAKLSDALGATAGDAQIVVVKLVPLFNGLYRAIASTSFAWKLHEFARLADILNPILTSVQTVRRLNEVLLLLDDQFDIRQQAVRATRRAPKVATVRPTDDQSEASVDTFFSGDEDEDADIVGPEGGFTFADNARSAQDAQDYRISFLARYRLAGVPLSGHYVLLSSIDILDTTLAQALAVNARPPIKDFSDFHKHGLDLDRIDPSRQSQADRFDLDADTAHGDDNDNDEHASSRAILAPDATKKAWNSLLRYSIDTSYFKSAASAPAAGGHANGTTNASAPQTNGNGSGNGSSLLASVTLIGSFASGTDKSAAFGQIGSAQIDKNTLYELDDTLYAVLRASNKSFHDVQRFLLSEGLKSQHVLPELHVPEILAESLKLSSLCSVARSLAGGANVDNNVFVRIRTLLSESAPVYDPRVQGAALQSVGVLVRNNSALALPMTRVLRHFVTSPIPVFLPNAHGASSPVLLAAARCLASCVTIAPGDDLVVSTMYNLLNYLGRDTPGGLGLGGVAGSGVSVRSGASRAVTARDQVNGISMSGSQANISARSEDQRRLINLSTITVISRLALEVGKPDVTALTISMLLQRLRNADVSAEAAILDNVVPLALAGPRSAYIDVVRALSAVSRSALTGGANRRAAVAVESAQLKLARGLGRLDERDERDSASSGENEATGGRKEIFLVELLQLFAEKGIQLQTVASSGKSSAEELAELNTDLATLLPAIAAVLEHKDIHPEVQPTTEIVSLFRNMWFLSVLFGFASPSNIRSHVTADGNAVSRPSSAAEAQAEIVGKSLSSISLKTPTLVPESAHNYLESDLEYNSVLKREFSNQTLDSQRKALSTVIPTHASEVRSFSYAQVTFLSTIYDLECLRSRMGRPSMVLSYFTNEGLNDSALVGAMQAIADKVIDFFIRDLGTQVNRHLLDPRVANEVKNLMLGCCHRVAKVRQVSQSILNKLLYALPSLLCDQDVVTTMLEILTLLREGCEAEYKDEFAPTYHYVSERANISFDLSDSYVQRNEILSQFLTKSREYLSLVMKLAPLELQGILERYLGTFDDSTLPDRSELGKSVALEYARSMPVSARKERLLPNLGGWRSDASSSFIGELSAKNTYLGEMTGIHLSLTKGVVELSNDPSNTMSPASVAECREQLATLSNDVGAKRKALPFAELRRLLYRTAALVVALPEPDYELLHFIVSIPFLVFTPEAISTACQVWTWVIGARPEVETKIMVELTIGWAMTAKARKGIFSPSLTTKHPFLRKTEMGAFDREEIVAEQEQAARLFTPHLSLIHLISSRFQAFRYRDPTMVLALVRLIQYSGAAVDRMSTHALSREARFTLLNFGFRLIQTSQLEGLVEYHMRESLYKLGYGWFASSPQWSFGGNRLQLSADMQVLQETLELLQRDVVRADQHVTSFPPTLSSVRMPGGLTLQEATKSFDEKKRLLQLLVENECSRLSVWANPLNTSSRGSDFVGSLSRSMNESNWSGVVESAWRIDAVTAVQLGSRFQSKALKSSLGRLIRSQPYKVVDTPSALKYLLEDHLKLAKKENADLKWLQYWAAVSPVEAIDLFQPEYENHPMVLQYAMRSLEQHPVELTFFYVPQVVQALRTDEYGYVEQFIFETSKISQLFCHQIIWNMKANSYKDDNAEEEDAMKPTLDRMVDNIVSALSGEAQDFYEREFGFFNEVTSISGKLKPYIKKSKPEKKAKIDEEMSKIKVDPGVYLPSNADGVVVDLDRKSGRPLQSHAKAPFMATFKVHREIVKPGDEGDENTPPKKTGVDVWQAAIFKVGDDCRQDVLALQVIAMFKNIYTTVGIDLYLNPYRVTATGPGCGVIDVVPNATSRDEMGRAKINHLLTFFIGKYGNPDTIAFQRARINFIQSMAAYSVVCHILQIRDRHNGNMMIDGDGHLVHIDFGFLFDIGPGGMRFEPYSFKLSHEMIDVMGGPASQGFRMFEELVVKAFLACRPFCAEMVDTCKLMLGTQLPSFKGAPTIDRLRDRFKPDLSEREAADHAKWLVKDAYGNRRAVLYDKLQEVTNDIPFAK from the coding sequence ATGGACAGCCTCGATCTGCCCACCCACCAGCTTATCCTAGACGCGCTGGCCCTCAACCTCGCCGAGAACATCGCCAACGTGCCTTCCGCTCGATCCAAGGTTCGCTCCGTCTTTGCTCAAtccgccaccaccagcaagGTCACCACTGGTTCCAAGCTCTACCTCTCGGCCTCGGCTACTCGGACCCAGATCAGCTTGGCTCTTTTTGCCTCTTCCATCTCCTCGGCCTCTCGCTCCACCGAGCACACCACCGACATCAAGAACGATGAGCACCTCGTCCCCGTCATCGATGACCTCGAGCAACTCCTCCGTCAGCTCACCCTGGTCGACTTTGACCAGGAGATGAGCTGGTCCCACCACTCGTTGCCCGATCAACTTGCCTTTGCTCTTGTTTCGAGCTTCCTCCGCGTATCCATCAACGCTCCTCAACACCGATCCCGCTGCATCAACGCCATCTTTGAccttgctgccaagctcagcGATGCTCTCGGTGCCACCGCCGGAGATGCGCaaatcgtcgtcgtcaagctcgtccCTCTCTTCAATGGCCTTTACAGAGCCATCGCCTCCACTTCGTTTGCCTGGAAGCTCCACGAGtttgctcgtctcgccgaCATCCTCAACCCTATTCTCACCTCTGTGCAGACCGTCAGGAGGCTTAACGAggtgctgcttctgcttgacGATCAGTTCGACATCCGTCAGCAGGCAGTGCGCGCTACTCGTCGAGCTCCCAAAGTCGCCACCGTACGTCCCACCGATGACCAGTCAGAGGCTAGTGTCGACACCTTTTTCTCtggcgatgaggacgaggatgctgaCATTGTTGGCCCCGAAGGTGGATTCACCTTTGCCGACAATGCTCGCTCGGCCCAGGATGCGCAAGACTACCGCATCTCTTTCCTCGCTAGGTACCGCCTCGCTGGCGTCCCTCTCTCGGGCCACTACGTTCTTCTGTCTTCGAtcgacatcctcgacacTACGCTCGCCCAAGCGCTTGCCGTAAACGCTCGCCCACCCATCAAGGATTTCTCTGATTTCCACAAGCACggtctcgacctcgaccgcATCGACCCCAGCCGTCAGTCACAGGCGGAccgcttcgatctcgacgccgacaCCGCGCATggcgacgacaacgacaacgacgagcaTGCCTCTAGCCGCGCCATCCTTGCTCCTGATGCCACCAAGAAGGCCTGGAACTCGCTTCTCCGCTACTCGATCGACACCAGCTACTTCAAgtcggctgcttctgcGCCGGCTGCCGGGGGTCATGCGAATGGCACTACCAACGCTTCTGCCCCACAAACCAATGGCAATGGTAGTGGCAATGGTAGCAGCCTCCTTGCTTCTGTGACCCTGATCGGATCGTTCGCATCCGGCACCGACAAGTCGGCTGCGTTCGGCCAAATCGGCTCTGCTCAAATCGACAAAAATACGCTGtacgagctcgacgacaccCTCTATGCCGTGCTCCGCGCTAGCAACAAGAGCTTCCATGACGTGCAGCGATTCCTCCTCAGCGAGGGTCTCAAGAGTCAACACGTCCTCCCTGAGCTTCACGTCCCTGAGATTCTCGCAGAGAGTCTCAAGCTCTCGTCTCTGTGTTCCGTCGCTCGCAGTCTCGCTGGCGgcgccaacgtcgacaaTAATGTCTTTGTACGCATCCGTACGCTTCTCAGCGAGAGTGCACCCGTCTATGACCCACGCGTGCAGGGTGCTGCTCTGCAGAGCGTCGGCGTGCTTGTCCGCAACAACAGCGCGCTTGCTCTCCCGATGACACGCGTCCTTCGTCACTTTGTCACCTCGCCTATCCCCGTCTTTTTGCCCAACGCGCACGGGGCCAGCTCCCCCGTGCTCCTGGCTGCAGCTCGCTGTCTCGCTTCGTGCGTCACCATTGCTCCGGGCGATGATCTGGTCGTATCTACCATGTACAACCTTCTCAACTACCTTGGAAGAGATACACCTGGTGgtctcggcctcggcggAGTCGCCGGCAGCGGTGTCTCGGTTCGCAGTGGTGCTTCGCGTGCCGTCACTGCCCGCGACCAGGTCAACGGCATCTCCATGTCTGGCTCGCAGGCCAACATCTCGGCCCGCTCCGAGGATCAGAGGAGGCTCATCAACCTTAGCACCATCACCGTCATCTCGCGCCTCGCGCTGGAGGTGGGAAAACCCGATGTTACCGCGCTGACcatctcgatgctgctccaACGTCTTCGCAATGCCGACGTCTCGGCCGAGGCCGCCATTCTCGACAACGTTGTGCCGTTGGCGCTCGCTGGTCCCCGCAGCGCCTACATCGACGTTGTAAGGGCTCTTTCTGCTGTCTCAAGGAGCGCGCTCACCGGCGGTGCCAATCGTCGAGCGGCCGTGGCTGTCGAGTCGGCTCAGCTCAAGCTTGCCCGTGGTCTCGGCCGTCTCGATGAACGCGACGAACGCGATTCGGCCTCTTCGGGTGAGAACGAAGCCACCGGCGGTCGCAAGGAGATCTTCCTTGTCGAGTTGCTTCAACTTTTTGCCGAAAAGGGTATACAGCTGCAGACCGTCGCTTCCTCTGGCAAGAGCAGTGCAGaggagctcgccgagctcaacaCGGACCTTGCCACCCTTCTTCCTGCCATCGCGGCGGTCCTCGAGCACAAGGACATTCACCCCGAGGTACAGCCGACCACCGAGAtcgtctcgctcttccGTAACATGTGGTTCCTCTCGGTACTGTTCGGCTTTGCCTCGCCTTCAAACATCCGAAGCCATGTGACTGCGGATGGCAATGCTGTATCGCGTCCTTCTTCGGCGGCTGAAGCACAGGCAGAAATCGTCGGCAAGTCGCTCagctccatctcgctcaagACGCCGACGCTGGTGCCCGAATCTGCGCACAACTACCTCGAGAGCGATCTCGAGTACAACTCGGTTCTCAAACGCGAGTTTTCCAACCagacgctcgactcgcaGCGCAAGGCGCTTAGCACCGTCATCCCCACGCACGCCTCGGAGGTTCGTTCGTTCAGCTACGCACAGGTCACCTTCCTTTCCACCATCTACGACCTTGAGTGCCTGCGCAGCCGGATGGGCCGACCTTCTATGGTTCTGTCGTACTTTACCAACGAGGGCCTTAACGATAGTGCCCTCGTTGGTGCTATGCAGGCTATCGCCGACAAGGTGATTGATTTCTTCATCCGTGATCTCGGCACTCAGGTCAACAGACATCTGCTCGACCCTCGCGTTGCCAATGAGGTCAAGAACCTCATGCTAGGTTGCTGCCATCGTGTCGCCAAGGTTCGCCAGGTCTCGCAGAGCATCCTCAACAAGTTGCTGTATGCGCTCCCCTCGCTCCTTTGCGATCAGGATGTGGTGACAACCATGCTCGAGATCCTGACGCTCCTTCGTGAAGGTTGCGAGGCCGAGTACAAAGACGAGTTTGCGCCCACGTATCACTACGTGTCCGAGCGTGCTAACATCTCGTTCGACTTGTCCGACTCGTACGTGCAGAGGAACGAAATCCTCTCGCAGTTCCTCACCAAGTCGCGCGAGTACCTGTCGCTCGTCATGAAGTTGGCACCATTGGAGTTGCAGGGCATCTTGGAACGCTACCTGGGCACGTTCGACGACTCGACTCTGCCTGACCGcagcgagctcggcaagagTGTTGCACTCGAGTACGCACGCAGCATGCCCGTGTCGGCTCGCAAGGAGCGACTGCTGCCCAACTTGGGTGGATGGCGCTCAGacgcgagcagctcgttcATTGGCGAGCTTTCGGCCAAGAACACGTACCTAGGTGAGATGACGGGCATTCACCTTTCTCTCACCAAAGGTGTAGTGGAGCTGTCCAACGATCCCAGCAACACCATGTCGCCTGCAAGCGTAGCCGAGTGccgcgagcagctcgccactCTGTCGAACGACGTCGGAGCCAAACGCAAGGCACTTCCGTTTGCCGAGCTGCGTCGACTTCTGTACCGAACCGCTgcgctggtggtggcgcTGCCTGAGCCGGATtacgagctgctgcacttTATCGTCTCGATCCccttcctcgtcttcacGCCCGAGGCCATCTCGACCGCTTGCCAGGTGTGGACGTGGGTGATTGGTGCGCGACCCGAGGTGGAGACCAAGATTATGGTGGAGCTCACCATCGGTTGGGCGATGACTGCCAAAGCCCGCAAGGGAATCTTTTCGCCGAGCCTGACCACGAAACATCCCTTCCTGCGAAAGACCGAGATGGGTGCGTTCGATCGCGAAGAGATCGTCGccgagcaggagcaggcTGCGCGCCTGTTTACACCACATCTGTCGCTCATCCATCTCATCTCGAGCCGGTTCCAGGCGTTCCGGTACCGCGATCCGACTAtggtgctggcgctggtgcGATTGATTCAGTACTCGGGTGCGGCTGTAGACCGCATGTCCACCCACGCTCTGTCGCGAGAGGCACGCTTCACGTTGCTCAACTTTGGCTTCCGCTTGATCCAGACGAGCCAACTGGAAGGGCTGGTCGAGTATCACATGCGTGAATCGCTGTACAAGCTCGGATACGGCTGGTTTGCCAGTTCGCCGCAATGGTCGTTTGGTGGAAACCGTTTGCAGCTGAGCGCTGACATGCAGGTGTTGCAAGAGACGTTGGAGCTTTTGCAGCGTGATGTGGTGCGTGCGGACCAGCACGTGACGAGCTTCCCGCCGACGCTCTCTTCGGTTCGCATGCCCGGCGGTCTGACGTTGCAAGAGGCGACCAAGTCGTttgacgagaagaagaggttGCTGCAGTTGCTCGTGGAGAACGAGTGTTCGAGGCTGTCGGTGTGGGCCAACCCGTTGAACACGAGCAGCAGGGGCAGCGATTTTGtcggcagcttgagcaggtcGATGAACGAGTCGAACTGGAGCGGCGTGGTGGAGTCGGCGTGGAGGATCGATGCGGTGACTGCGGTGCAGCTGGGATCGCGATTCCAGTCGAAAGCGCTCAAGTCGAGTTTGGGTAGACTGATCCGAAGTCAACCGTACAAGGTGGTGGACACGCCGTCGGCGCTGAAATACTTGCTGGAGGACCACCTGAAgctggccaagaaggaaaaCGCGGATCTCAAGTGGCTCCAGTACTGGGCAGCCGTGTCGCCGGTGGAAGCGATCGACCTGTTCCAGCCGGAGTATGAGAACCATCCTATGGTGCTGCAGTACGCGATGCGCTCACTGGAGCAGCATCCGGTGGAGCTCACGTTCTTCTACGTGCCGCAAGTGGTGCAGGCTCTGCGCACGGACGAGTACGGATATGTGGAGCAGTTCATCTTTGAGACGTCCAAGATCTCGCAGCTGTTCTGCCACCAGATCATCTGGAACATGAAGGCGAACAGCTACAAGGACGACAATgcggaggaagaggatgcgATGAAGCCTACGCTGGACCGGATGGTGGACAACATTGTGTCGGCGCTGTCAGGCGAAGCGCAGGACTTTTACGAGCGCGAATTCGGCTTCTTCAACGAGGtgacgtcgatctcgggcaagctcaagccgTACatcaagaagagcaagccggagaagaaggccaagatcgacgaggagatgagcaagatcaaggtGGATCCGGGCGTGTACCTGCCGTCGAACGCGGATGGTGTGGTGGTAGATCTGGATCGCAAGTCGGGACGACCGCTGCAGAGTCATGCCAAGGCGCCGTTTATGGCGACGTTCAAGGTGCACCGCGAGATTGTGAAGCCGGGCGACGAGGGGGATGAGAACACGCCGCCCAAGAAGACCGGGGTAGATGTGTGGCAGGCGGCCATCTTCAAGGTTGGTGATGACTGTCGGCAGGACGTGCTGGCGTTGCAGGTGATTGCGATGTTCAAGAACATCTATACAACTGTAGGGATCGATCTGTACCTGAACCCGTACCGGGTCACTGCGACAGGACCGGGGTGTGGTGTGATTGATGTGGTGCCCAATGCTACGTCGCGCGACGAAATGGGTCGTGCAAAGATCAACCACCTGCTCACGTTCTTCATCGGCAAGTACGGCAATCCGGACACGATCGCTTTCCAGCGCGCGCGCATCAACTTTATCCAGTCCATGGCTGCCTACTCTGTGGTCTGCCATATCCTGCAGATCCGCGATCGACACAATGGCAACATGATGATCGATGGAGATGGACATCTGGTACAtatcgactttggcttccTCTTCGATATCGGACCAGGAGGAATGCGCTTCGAACCATACAGCTTCAAGCTTAGCCACGAAATGATCGATGTGATGGGCGGTCCTGCCAGTCAAGGCTTTAGGATGTTCGAGGAACTGGTCGTCAAGGCGTTTTTGGCATGCAGACCGTTCTGTGCCGAAATGGTGGATACGTGCAAACTCATGTTGGGCACTCAACTGCCAAGCTTCAAAGGCGCTCCCACCATCGACAGGCTCAGAGACCGATTCAAACCCGACTTGTCAGAACGAGAAGCCGCCGACCACGCCAAATGGCTCGTCAAAGACGCGTACGGCAACAGAAGAGCGGTGCTCTACGACAAACTCCAGGAAGTCACCAACGACATCCCTTTCGCAAAGTAG
- a CDS encoding putative Rab family GTPase YPT6 yields the protein MSNAPGASTAEFGQPLRKFKLVFLGEQSVGKTSLITRFMYDTFDNTYQATIGIDFLSKTMYLEDRTVRLQLWDTAGQERFRSLIPSYIRDSSVAVVVYDITNRASFQNTSKWVDDVRAERGNDVIIVLVGNKTDLSDKRQVTTEEAEKKAQEFNVMFIETSAKAGHNVKVLFKKIAQALPGMDKDADAATGGAAANKNIDVTAAPAQTTMEDGSSCKC from the exons ATGTCGAATGCACCGGGCGCAAGCACGGCCGAATTCGGTCAACCATTGCGCAAGTTCAAACTGGTCTTTCTAGGCGAACAGTCGGTGGGTAAAACCTCGTTGATCACACGGTTCATGTACGACACGTTTGACAACACATACCAAGCCACGATCGGCATCGACTTTCTTTCCAAGACCATGTATCTCGAAGACAGAACGGTACGACTGCAGCTGTGGGATACCGCAGGACAGGAGCGATTCCGATCGTTGATTCCATCGTATATCCGCGATTCGTCGGTAGCTGTAGTGGTCTACGATATCACCAACCGAGCATCATTCCAGAACACGTCCAAGTGGGTCGATGATGTGAGAGCCGAGAGGGGCAACGATGTGatcatcgtcctcgtaGGCAACAAGACAGATTTGAGCGACAAGAG ACAAGTGACAAcagaagaagcagagaaAAAGGCACAGGAATTCAACGTCATGTTTATCGAGACCTCGGCCAAAGCGGGGCACAATGTCAAAGTGCTTTTCAAAAAGATCGCACAGGCACTGCCGGGTATGGACAAGGATGCGGATGCTGCCACtggcggcgctgctgccaacaaGA ATATCGACGTGACAGCTGCGCCGGCCCAGACGACGATGGAGGACGGATCGTCTTGCAAGTGCTGA